A genomic stretch from Bifidobacterium sp. ESL0769 includes:
- a CDS encoding pyridoxamine 5'-phosphate oxidase family protein: protein MNTKDEFYRILAQQTEMALATSVGNIPDVRIVNFYFDPADNILYFATFKGNNKVKEIETNAHVAFTTIPHGGNEHVKAQGVARPSRKGIDEIADRFVAKIPAYANTLRAADGNLLLYEISFTTATVTKDLSNIDTFTIG, encoded by the coding sequence ATGAACACTAAAGATGAATTCTACCGGATTCTGGCACAACAAACAGAAATGGCATTGGCGACTTCAGTCGGCAACATTCCCGACGTGAGAATCGTCAATTTTTATTTCGATCCTGCTGACAATATCCTTTACTTTGCGACTTTCAAAGGCAATAACAAGGTCAAGGAAATTGAGACGAATGCCCATGTCGCTTTTACGACCATTCCTCATGGCGGCAACGAGCATGTGAAAGCACAGGGAGTTGCTCGCCCAAGCAGGAAAGGCATCGATGAAATCGCCGACCGATTCGTCGCCAAAATTCCAGCTTACGCGAACACTTTGCGCGCGGCCGACGGGAACCTGCTGTTGTATGAAATCAGCTTTACCACTGCAACCGTGACCAAAGACCTTAGCAATATCGATACTTTTACTATCGGATAA
- the ilvA gene encoding threonine ammonia-lyase produces MKQADVVKALQHDHAAELKKAAERLKGTARHTRIIPSPVLSEATGHEILLKPENLQVTGSFKIRGAYNKIASLSDEELARGIVTASAGNHAQGVAYAARERGAKATIVMPEITPPLKVDATKSYGANVVLHGNLFDDAAAYASELSEREGMIYVPPFDDYEVLCGQGTIGLEILEDVPNVTDVVVPLGGGGLGSGVALAIKTFKPEVRVIGAIPEGSPAFKNSFAAGTVVPADKVVTSAEGVAVGHPGDLTFAILNEYLDDLVTVSERDINEMILLMMEKHKLVVEAAGAVSLAALEHLSLRSRVFSAAKGKHVIVPIISGGNIDTVTIGAVIQKGMIARGRIMNFEVELPDTPGQLVKVAQVLADARANVIELNHDQFKASGHYTNSVSLGVTVETNGPDHIAQVLKALKDAGFDPKRVY; encoded by the coding sequence ATGAAACAAGCAGACGTTGTCAAAGCATTGCAGCACGATCACGCGGCCGAGTTGAAGAAGGCCGCCGAAAGACTGAAAGGTACCGCGCGCCATACACGTATCATTCCTTCGCCTGTGCTCTCGGAGGCTACAGGCCACGAGATTCTCCTGAAGCCGGAGAACCTTCAGGTTACAGGTTCCTTCAAGATTCGCGGTGCATACAACAAGATTGCCTCGCTCTCTGACGAGGAGCTGGCACGTGGTATCGTCACCGCTTCCGCTGGCAACCATGCGCAAGGTGTCGCCTATGCGGCCCGCGAGCGTGGTGCCAAAGCGACCATCGTGATGCCCGAAATTACTCCGCCGCTCAAGGTCGATGCGACCAAATCATACGGCGCCAACGTGGTGTTGCACGGCAACCTTTTCGACGATGCCGCCGCATATGCTTCCGAGCTTTCTGAGCGCGAGGGCATGATTTACGTGCCTCCGTTCGACGATTACGAGGTGCTCTGCGGCCAAGGCACCATCGGTCTCGAGATTCTTGAAGACGTCCCGAACGTCACCGATGTCGTGGTTCCGCTGGGCGGCGGCGGGCTGGGTTCCGGCGTGGCGCTTGCTATCAAGACTTTCAAACCTGAAGTCCGCGTCATCGGCGCGATTCCGGAGGGTTCGCCTGCTTTCAAGAATTCGTTCGCGGCCGGCACGGTCGTTCCCGCCGACAAGGTGGTCACCTCCGCCGAAGGCGTTGCGGTCGGCCATCCCGGCGATCTCACGTTCGCGATTTTGAATGAATACCTCGATGATCTGGTCACCGTTTCCGAGCGCGACATCAACGAGATGATCCTTTTGATGATGGAGAAGCACAAGCTCGTGGTCGAGGCCGCCGGTGCCGTTTCACTCGCCGCGCTCGAGCACCTGAGCCTGCGCTCGCGGGTTTTCTCCGCAGCCAAAGGAAAGCACGTCATCGTTCCGATTATCTCCGGCGGCAACATCGACACCGTCACCATCGGTGCGGTTATTCAAAAGGGCATGATCGCCCGCGGCCGCATCATGAATTTCGAGGTCGAACTCCCCGATACCCCGGGCCAGCTGGTCAAGGTCGCACAAGTTCTGGCCGACGCCCGCGCGAACGTCATCGAGCTCAACCACGATCAGTTCAAGGCTTCCGGCCACTACACGAACTCGGTCTCCCTTGGCGTCACCGTCGAAACCAACGGCCCCGACCACATCGCCCAGGTCCTCAAGGCCCTGAAAGACGCTGGTTTCGACCCGAAGCGCGTCTATTAA
- the otsB gene encoding trehalose-phosphatase, with the protein MARLIIVSNRLPVSLHAKPDGTYAMKQSIGGLATAIGPYHKSHNDCLWVGWSSIDPETCPKDEIKKVSEEFKSRRCIPIFLTQREIDGYYAGYANDTLWPLFHDFAHEATFDSSTWKVYQEVNQKFADAIIEFVNPDDTVWIQDYHLMLLPAMLRSRFPKLKIGWFLHIPFPSPEIFHQLPNGKDLLEGLMGADLLGFHTEDFCVNFLASVRALLGLEVDKDGRIPVGQGTSQRFVTVDAFPIGIDYGLYRRNAHSSLAQAMRHGIEAVSGKRTRRVSTSLTAESEAAAEASDQEENWWSAHTGDELPEVELAQSAAAKRGTEDNKVVVSVDRLDYTKGLPERLRAFDLMLSRYPEWVGHVTYYLLATPTREDVETYRKLKDQVDQLVGEINGKYSLLSWTPIHYITRSLPIKPVCGIYTAGDVALVTPLRDGMNLVAKEYLAARDGRDGALVLSDECGAARELTDAFIVNPYDTEAVCEALHSALEIGSDEAKRRNAAMQARLKYRTAGLWSAEFLSTLRQVSDPRMADRRLQSVQRDHLVHEWGQSKRKLVLCDYDGTLTQIVRTPGRAKPTHRLLDLLREVGSIPDVDLYLVSGRTRETMDEWFGCLPIGLIAEHGAWHTKPIEGTTAKNADGRTIAPKRYWRRADGLPDPDEWRPIIETIMNKSVSRVPQSFIEYKSTDLAWHYRMSDQKLAQEQRERLVDELQKVCPQYGLMVMRNAKVIEVCPANVSKGEAVKPLLESGRYDFVLALGDDTTDETMFASVSGCASARDKADTHDVDNAGVVKMVDSTEATATVDGSGAESGASKSVKKPAMPSAAWTIKVGAGDTNARSRIATPTDTGRLLGYLVAESEAVAAGTGPVPKDKPKSKSKAKRASKSKTSAKAKSASKTKKASK; encoded by the coding sequence ATGGCACGTTTGATTATCGTATCCAATAGGCTTCCGGTTTCACTGCATGCCAAGCCGGACGGCACTTACGCAATGAAGCAAAGCATCGGTGGTCTTGCCACGGCAATCGGCCCGTACCACAAGTCCCACAACGATTGCCTTTGGGTCGGCTGGAGCAGTATCGATCCCGAGACGTGCCCGAAAGATGAAATCAAAAAGGTCAGCGAGGAATTCAAGAGTCGTCGTTGCATCCCGATTTTCCTGACCCAAAGGGAAATTGACGGATACTACGCCGGTTATGCCAACGATACGCTTTGGCCGTTGTTCCACGATTTTGCGCACGAGGCCACGTTCGATTCGTCCACGTGGAAGGTCTACCAAGAGGTCAACCAGAAATTCGCTGACGCCATTATCGAGTTCGTCAATCCCGATGACACCGTATGGATTCAGGATTATCACCTTATGCTGCTGCCGGCCATGCTGCGTTCCCGCTTCCCGAAGCTCAAGATCGGCTGGTTCCTTCACATTCCATTCCCAAGCCCCGAGATCTTCCATCAGCTTCCGAACGGCAAAGACCTGCTCGAAGGCCTGATGGGCGCGGATTTGCTAGGCTTCCACACCGAAGATTTCTGCGTGAACTTCCTTGCCTCGGTTCGTGCTCTTCTGGGCCTCGAGGTCGATAAGGACGGCCGCATTCCTGTCGGGCAAGGTACTTCGCAACGTTTCGTCACCGTCGACGCCTTCCCCATCGGCATCGATTACGGTCTCTACCGCCGCAACGCCCACTCCAGTCTCGCGCAGGCCATGCGCCACGGCATCGAGGCCGTCAGCGGCAAGCGCACCAGGCGCGTGAGCACCTCCCTTACCGCAGAATCCGAAGCTGCGGCCGAGGCCAGCGACCAGGAGGAAAACTGGTGGAGTGCCCATACCGGCGACGAGCTGCCCGAAGTCGAGCTGGCCCAGTCCGCTGCGGCCAAACGCGGCACTGAAGACAACAAGGTGGTCGTTTCCGTCGATCGCCTCGATTACACGAAGGGTCTTCCGGAGCGTCTGCGCGCTTTTGACCTGATGCTGAGCCGTTACCCGGAGTGGGTCGGCCACGTCACGTATTACCTTTTGGCCACCCCCACGCGTGAGGACGTCGAAACCTACCGCAAGCTCAAAGATCAGGTCGACCAGCTGGTCGGCGAGATCAATGGCAAATATTCGCTGCTTTCCTGGACTCCTATTCATTACATCACCCGTTCTCTGCCCATCAAGCCCGTTTGCGGTATCTACACTGCCGGCGATGTCGCGCTGGTCACGCCGCTTCGCGACGGCATGAATTTGGTCGCCAAGGAATACCTTGCCGCTCGCGATGGCCGTGACGGCGCACTGGTGCTTTCCGACGAGTGTGGCGCCGCCCGCGAGCTGACGGACGCGTTTATCGTCAATCCTTACGACACAGAGGCGGTCTGCGAGGCTTTGCATTCGGCCTTGGAAATTGGTTCTGATGAAGCCAAACGTCGCAACGCGGCTATGCAGGCCAGGCTCAAGTATCGCACCGCCGGCCTGTGGAGCGCCGAGTTCCTGAGCACGCTGCGCCAGGTCAGCGACCCGCGCATGGCCGACCGTCGCTTGCAAAGCGTTCAGCGAGATCATTTGGTCCACGAGTGGGGTCAGTCAAAGCGCAAGCTGGTGCTGTGCGATTACGACGGCACGCTGACCCAGATCGTCCGTACGCCCGGCCGTGCCAAGCCGACTCATCGGTTGCTTGATTTGCTGCGTGAGGTCGGTTCCATTCCCGATGTGGATTTGTATCTGGTTTCCGGCCGCACCCGCGAGACGATGGACGAGTGGTTCGGTTGCCTGCCGATTGGTTTGATTGCCGAGCATGGTGCTTGGCACACCAAGCCGATTGAGGGAACTACCGCCAAAAATGCGGATGGCAGGACTATTGCCCCGAAGCGTTACTGGCGGCGTGCCGACGGTCTTCCTGACCCTGACGAATGGCGTCCGATCATCGAGACCATTATGAACAAGTCCGTCTCCCGCGTTCCGCAGTCGTTCATCGAATACAAGTCCACGGATTTGGCATGGCATTATCGTATGAGCGATCAGAAGCTTGCTCAGGAGCAGCGTGAGCGTTTGGTCGACGAGCTGCAGAAAGTCTGCCCGCAGTATGGTCTGATGGTCATGCGCAACGCCAAGGTCATCGAGGTTTGCCCGGCCAATGTCAGCAAGGGCGAGGCCGTGAAGCCGTTGCTGGAAAGCGGCCGCTACGATTTCGTGCTTGCGCTGGGCGACGATACTACTGACGAAACGATGTTTGCTTCGGTTTCCGGTTGCGCTTCCGCCCGTGATAAGGCCGATACGCACGATGTCGATAACGCCGGTGTGGTCAAAATGGTCGATTCCACGGAGGCGACCGCCACGGTTGACGGGTCGGGTGCTGAATCCGGTGCCTCGAAGTCGGTCAAGAAGCCTGCCATGCCTTCCGCCGCATGGACTATTAAGGTCGGAGCCGGAGATACCAACGCCCGTTCGCGCATCGCCACCCCGACCGACACGGGCCGCTTGCTGGGCTACTTGGTCGCCGAGTCCGAGGCCGTCGCCGCCGGCACCGGTCCTGTTCCAAAGGACAAGCCGAAGTCCAAGTCCAAGGCCAAGCGAGCCTCCAAGTCGAAGACTTCTGCCAAGGCCAAGTCTGCTTCCAAGACCAAGAAAGCATCTAAATAA
- a CDS encoding Sir2 family NAD-dependent protein deacetylase, with amino-acid sequence MTKKIAVLTGAGISTSAGIPDFRGPDGVWTKHPDQMSVYDIDAFMRDKKAREYSWAWQKASPVWNAQPGEAHKALVKLEKAGLLTLLATQNFDALHEKAGNSSDLIVNLHGTIGTSHCMKCHAEYKTADIMNNLDNEPDPHCHRKLPYSGNMPCNGLIKTDVVYFGEMLPEGAMEKSMARVAKADEFWVIGSTLEVFPAASLAPTAVQGGVPMTIMNMGRTQYDNIATRLIHDDIAKALPELVDETIAEAEK; translated from the coding sequence ATGACTAAAAAAATTGCAGTATTGACTGGTGCCGGTATCTCGACTTCGGCGGGAATCCCGGACTTCCGCGGGCCGGACGGAGTGTGGACCAAGCACCCGGACCAGATGAGCGTTTACGACATTGATGCGTTTATGCGCGACAAGAAGGCACGCGAGTATTCCTGGGCCTGGCAGAAGGCGTCGCCGGTGTGGAACGCTCAGCCGGGCGAGGCGCACAAGGCGCTCGTTAAGCTGGAAAAAGCAGGACTACTGACGCTCTTGGCGACGCAGAACTTCGATGCTCTGCACGAGAAAGCTGGGAATTCGAGCGATTTGATTGTCAATCTGCACGGAACCATCGGGACCTCGCACTGCATGAAGTGCCATGCGGAATACAAGACGGCCGACATCATGAACAATCTTGACAACGAACCAGATCCGCATTGCCACCGCAAGCTGCCGTATAGCGGGAACATGCCCTGCAACGGGCTTATCAAAACCGACGTGGTATATTTCGGCGAAATGCTGCCCGAGGGCGCGATGGAAAAGTCGATGGCGCGTGTGGCCAAGGCCGACGAATTCTGGGTGATCGGGTCGACGCTCGAAGTCTTCCCCGCCGCCTCGCTCGCACCGACCGCCGTGCAGGGCGGAGTGCCGATGACCATTATGAATATGGGACGCACGCAATATGACAACATCGCCACGCGGCTCATTCATGATGACATCGCCAAGGCATTGCCGGAACTGGTGGACGAGACCATCGCCGAGGCCGAAAAATAG